A stretch of the Arthrobacter stackebrandtii genome encodes the following:
- a CDS encoding ATP-binding protein — MTAWTIRDFHSQDVEGILALWQALRENGVEPVYDLAEVLASCEKDHAVVAVHGEQVVGAAVGRAAHDQGWIVFLATLPSFRGRGIGTLLLAAVENRMAAHGLNKLSALMPETETRVEAFTNRGFVVKKNLRYFERRIPVQRAELGALEELGGRVLPRDLWDKVAGMAAEKELLERRLVLPLAESELAEEFGVVPPRAVVLFGPPGTGKTTFAKAIASRLEWPFVEVFPSRLAGEPGGLAGALRQTFLDISELEHAVVFIDEVEEIASQRSGEPPSPMQGVTNELLKIIPAFRDQPGRLLVCATNFIRSLDSAFLRHGRFDYVIPIGLPDVQARTAMWERFIPAHLVDEVDVEQLVSASDGFSPADIEFAARSASQRALERAMFDGASPAGRRGPATAGYLETIADTKATVSQEVAADFLEDIAALART, encoded by the coding sequence ATGACTGCTTGGACTATTCGGGACTTTCATTCACAGGATGTCGAGGGCATCCTTGCCCTGTGGCAGGCGCTGCGTGAGAACGGGGTGGAGCCCGTCTATGACCTCGCCGAAGTTCTGGCCTCCTGCGAAAAGGACCACGCCGTGGTCGCCGTCCACGGCGAGCAGGTGGTGGGTGCAGCCGTTGGCCGCGCCGCACACGACCAGGGCTGGATCGTTTTCCTGGCCACCCTGCCCAGCTTCCGCGGGAGGGGGATCGGCACCCTCCTGTTGGCCGCCGTCGAAAACCGCATGGCCGCCCACGGGCTCAACAAGCTCTCCGCCCTGATGCCGGAAACGGAGACCCGGGTGGAGGCCTTCACCAACCGGGGCTTTGTGGTGAAGAAGAACCTGCGCTACTTTGAGCGCCGCATCCCCGTCCAGCGTGCCGAGCTCGGCGCCCTGGAAGAGCTCGGCGGCCGGGTGCTGCCGAGGGACCTGTGGGACAAGGTGGCCGGGATGGCTGCGGAGAAGGAACTGCTGGAGCGCCGGCTTGTCCTGCCGTTGGCCGAGTCTGAGCTGGCGGAGGAGTTTGGGGTGGTGCCGCCGCGCGCCGTCGTGCTTTTTGGACCTCCCGGCACCGGAAAGACCACCTTTGCCAAGGCCATCGCATCCCGCCTCGAATGGCCGTTTGTGGAGGTTTTCCCGTCGCGGCTGGCCGGTGAGCCGGGCGGACTGGCCGGTGCCCTGCGCCAAACGTTCCTGGACATTTCCGAGCTGGAGCACGCCGTGGTCTTCATCGACGAGGTGGAGGAAATTGCCTCGCAGCGTTCCGGCGAGCCGCCTTCGCCCATGCAGGGGGTCACGAACGAACTGCTCAAGATCATTCCCGCCTTCCGCGACCAGCCCGGCCGGCTGCTGGTCTGCGCCACGAACTTCATCCGCTCCCTGGACTCGGCGTTCCTGCGCCACGGCCGCTTCGACTATGTCATCCCCATCGGACTGCCCGATGTGCAGGCGCGCACGGCCATGTGGGAGCGCTTCATCCCCGCGCACCTGGTGGACGAGGTCGATGTGGAGCAGCTGGTGTCCGCCAGTGACGGCTTCTCGCCGGCGGACATTGAATTTGCGGCCCGCAGCGCCTCGCAGCGGGCCTTGGAGCGGGCCATGTTCGACGGCGCTTCACCCGCCGGCCGCCGTGGCCCTGCGACGGCGGGATACCTGGAAACCATCGCCGACACGAAGGCGACGGTGAGCCAGGAGGTCGCGGCGGACTTCCTTGAGGACATCGCCGCGCTCGCCAGGACCTGA
- a CDS encoding malonic semialdehyde reductase: MSIAIDTETTLHDELILDGDAADALFLEARTANSWSDEEVSEQALQAVYELTKMGPTAMNIQPLRITWVRSAEARERLVAHMNEGNKAKTLGAPMVAVLSYTNEWHQLLPTTAPHMAGTAPMFEANEETRNHMALTNAHLQAGYFIVAARAAGLAAGPMTGFDAAGLDAEFNAGTPNSSFLVVNLGKPNGVVDRERLHRLAFELATETL, from the coding sequence TTGAGCATTGCCATCGACACCGAGACCACCCTGCACGACGAACTCATCCTGGACGGCGACGCCGCAGACGCGCTTTTCCTTGAAGCGCGCACGGCCAACAGCTGGTCCGATGAGGAAGTTTCGGAGCAGGCACTCCAGGCCGTCTACGAGCTGACAAAGATGGGCCCGACCGCCATGAACATCCAGCCGCTGCGCATCACCTGGGTGCGTTCAGCCGAGGCCCGCGAACGCCTGGTGGCACACATGAACGAGGGCAACAAGGCCAAGACCCTGGGCGCCCCCATGGTTGCCGTGCTGAGCTACACCAATGAGTGGCACCAGCTCCTGCCCACCACGGCACCGCACATGGCCGGCACCGCTCCCATGTTTGAGGCCAACGAGGAAACCCGCAACCACATGGCCCTGACCAACGCCCACCTGCAGGCCGGCTACTTTATTGTGGCTGCCCGTGCAGCCGGACTGGCGGCCGGCCCCATGACCGGGTTCGACGCTGCCGGCCTGGACGCCGAGTTCAACGCAGGAACGCCGAATTCCTCCTTCCTGGTGGTCAACTTGGGCAAGCCCAACGGCGTGGTTGACCGCGAGCGCCTGCACCGCCTGGCGTTCGAGCTGGCCACGGAAACGCTGTAG
- the corA gene encoding magnesium/cobalt transporter CorA: MTIIDNAVYVDGRRFADPASLEQTYELMASSRGMAWIGMFRPGPAEMKSLAAEFSLHELAVEDTIVAHQRPKMERYDDVLFTVLRPARYLDETETVEFGELHIFTGPDFVITIRHAETPGLSSTRTRLEADPELLALGPEAVLYAILDQVVDDYEPVVAGLENDIDEIEDQLFAGDPHVSRRIYQLSREVIQFQRAIHPLKDMLARLEAGFEKYRVNVELQRHLRDVEDHIELVTARADSFRQLLQNALTVDGTLTANRQNEASAAENEQMKKISSWAAILFAPSFVGSIYGMNFDIMPELHWAFGYPFALALMFSVGAAMYFVFKRKGWL; the protein is encoded by the coding sequence GTGACCATCATTGACAACGCCGTGTACGTGGACGGGCGGCGCTTCGCCGACCCGGCCAGCCTGGAGCAGACCTATGAGCTGATGGCATCCAGCCGCGGCATGGCCTGGATTGGCATGTTCCGCCCGGGACCCGCGGAGATGAAGTCGCTGGCCGCCGAATTTTCTCTGCACGAGCTGGCCGTAGAGGACACCATCGTTGCCCACCAGCGGCCCAAGATGGAGAGGTACGACGACGTCCTCTTCACGGTGCTTCGGCCCGCCAGATACCTCGATGAGACTGAGACCGTGGAATTTGGCGAACTGCACATCTTCACCGGTCCCGACTTTGTCATCACCATCCGCCATGCAGAAACCCCGGGCCTTTCCTCCACCCGCACCCGCCTGGAAGCGGACCCGGAGCTGCTGGCGCTGGGCCCGGAGGCCGTGCTGTACGCCATCCTCGACCAGGTGGTGGACGACTATGAGCCGGTGGTGGCGGGCCTGGAAAATGACATCGATGAAATCGAGGACCAGCTTTTCGCCGGCGACCCGCACGTGTCCCGGCGCATCTACCAGCTCTCCCGCGAGGTCATCCAGTTTCAGCGGGCCATCCACCCGCTCAAGGACATGTTGGCCCGGCTCGAGGCAGGTTTCGAAAAGTACCGGGTCAATGTTGAACTGCAGCGCCACCTGCGCGATGTGGAGGACCACATTGAACTGGTCACCGCCAGGGCGGATTCCTTCCGCCAGTTGTTGCAAAACGCGCTGACCGTGGACGGCACGCTCACCGCCAACCGGCAGAACGAGGCCAGTGCCGCCGAGAACGAGCAGATGAAGAAGATCTCGTCCTGGGCGGCCATCCTGTTCGCACCGTCATTCGTGGGCTCAATCTACGGCATGAACTTTGACATCATGCCGGAGCTGCACTGGGCGTTTGGCTACCCCTTTGCCCTGGCCCTGATGTTCTCGGTGGGAGCGGCCATGTACTTCGTGTTCAAACGCAAGGGCTGGCTCTAG